The nucleotide window tttatgtaattcatttattggactgtaataatttgtaaatagatatttggggtatttagtaaaagggtgggtagatgtataTCTTGTGGGGTAacatgggtagaaatcctgctcataggatttattttcaaatctgcCTGCTTCACTCACTAGAAAACATGTCTGTAGGGTTTTTATCCTTATTGTATCTGGTTGCTTTTGCATAATAGataatcatgcctataggattccacTTTTAATTTCCTCTGCatcaaatagaaatcatgcctataaggacttTACTTTTAACGTCGTTTGCATCAGATAGAATCCATGTTCATAAATTCTGcatttgtcatgttagaaaccatgtttctaggttccaagccatcatgttttaaatcaattcaagtatagataccatgcctatatgacCTAATTCCGATTAAGCTTCAATAAGCCTTTCATATGTTACTGCGGATTGACTAAAAATAGTAAtacgcctagatatcatgtctcTAGGGATCTATACTCGCAATTCTGTCTGGTAATTCTAATTAGACCAATAGATCAATTTCATTTCACCTAGATTGCTTCTTAAAACCAGTCTTAATAAGTGTCAACATTTTCTAAAATTAGTCCTTTCAAAATTGTtttaatctcattagatatcctgcctataggtactAAAAGGGTCTATTTCAAAAACCTGTTTGTTTTAGCATTAACATAGACACAGTACTACATATAGGTAAGCCTTAGGTCATTTTCAAAACCTGCATTTCTCTGAAGCTATttctgttattcaaagttctgATTTCTATAAGCTTTTAAAGAAGAGGCCCTAGGCAGCTACTAGGTTATAACTTCTGTATCTGAAAGTTTGGTCTATTTTTGCATATTCACTTAGAgatcctgctttaggactttgattaataaagaccttaactgtgtttgaGTCATGCTTCTtgtatgtttgtttgaggaggaaactttaagcctcttaattgctcccattatgtgtAAAAATCCTAAATGTTTTGACTATCGCCTTAGAATTTTTTAGCCTTCTAAACCTTAGGAGTACGTCTAGAACTAACTATAGGTAAAGGTCCTAACTCCCTCTgagaccattaagaagggatgggtagcagcacgcaataggaatcattgaccaaacactcatttttgcatgaccaataaggggatgggaagggtagacatgggatatgatgactacgcgttaatgttATGTGTAGCCCCTCATGGAGGAGtatttaccggacattgcgtggggtgatcctataggataaacaacctaggacccctccttaccCCAAATCCTCTCcttgtttaaaactttgtttgtttataatttgttcaaacctttatttcaCTACTTGAATTGTTCAATATGCTTTACACATAACTTATTTGATTCGACTAtttgtatggactaatttgtgaatataagttcggccgggacccacagttgtggaccaagaggggtgcctaacacctttcccttgaggttatttcgagctcttaccctaatctctggtaattcaaaccaacccaagagttaatcattctaggtgccctaacgcaccataattcattaggtgacaactcttcaaatacccaattcacaaaaggaaacgagtcattacaccccatgaatgttgAAACCTGGACTTCTTCCCCGCAGAGGGAAAAAAGGGTACGACAATCTGGCCTTGCCCGGCTCGAACAAGTCCActagggaccgacaccgcctaccatacagagcctcatacagtgtcatctgaatgctggattgaTAATTGTTGGTGTAGGCTAACTCCGTaagtggcaaaaactgatcccaagaacctccaaactttATCACACACACTAagtatatcctcaagaatctgaatagtgcgttcggactgtccatccatctgagggtgaaatgatatgCTCAAAtccacccaagtacccaactcatattatgcgactctccagaaccgtgatgtaaactatgtaccctagtcagagatgatagataccggcatgccatgaagtctaacaatctcacagatataaactcgagccagctgcttAGAAGAATAGGTAATCATCATAGgaaggaaatgagctgacttggtcagcctatccacaatcacccatactgcatcaaacttctgctgagtccgtgggagtccaacaacaaaatccatagggatctctcccatttccactccggattctctaacttctgaagcaatctacccggtcactgatgctcatacttcaacTGCTAGCAATTTAGACATCGGGCCACATATTACACTATGTCCTTCTACACATGATAGTAAAAGGTACTTTGTCACCATAGTTGATGACCATAGCATATTTACTTGGATTTTTCTCTTAAACTCTAAGTGTAACAACCGAGCTAGTCATTTCAAGTATATCAGCACCGATCCCCTATTTACATCGGGAGGTTTTTTTTaagagtattttgggacacttagtctctaaaatggaagcttaagtcttaggattttgagtGTAGTTGgaattgtgtgaagatgacttCAGAATGGAGTTTCACTAGTCCTATtagatccgttgggtgattttggacttaggagcgtgacctGATTGTGAAATGGACgtatgtagctgatttaggcttgaaatagcgaaagtcaatttttttgggaagtttgaccggaagtgaactttttgatatcagggttggattctgattccggaagttggagtaggtctataatgtcgaatatgacttgtgtgcaaaatttgaggttaactggacgtggtttgataggtttcggcatcggttgtaaaagtttgaagtttcaaagttcattaagtttggattggaggatgATTCATATTTTTGTTGCTTTTTGATGTgttttaaaggctcgactaagtttgtatggtattttaggactggcgggtatgtttggttgaggtcctgggggcctcgggttgattttgggtggttaacggatcattttggacttggcaAATATTGCAGATTTTTGGTGTTCTCctgttctagtttccttcttcgcctTCGCGGGGGgagtctcgcgttcgcaaagaggaactGGAAGTAGGTGagattttgtgcttcgcattcACGATAGAGGtcccgcgttcgcaaagcaccAAGATAGTTGGTCTACGTGTTCGCTATGGAGGTCCCGTGTTCACGTAGAGGTACTGGCCAACTGGGTCCCCAGGACCTTTTGCCTACGCGTTTGCGATGTCggtcccgcattcgcgtagggtgGAGTTGAGTGACCTTCACATTCACTATGAAGGATTTCTGGGCTGGAGTAATTTTCTCTTCGCAAACACGAGAGTTCTTCCGCATTCACAAAAAAGGAATGTCTGGGTagtattaaacatttcaaaatcgagggtttggccattttatcaaaacttgaatagagagctcggatttggacaagattttgagagattttcagagacattgattgggtaatgattctacacttgattttggttatatcccactaatctatcattaatttcatcctttaatttcggatttgggttgaaaattttggggaaaaaatgggagaagttcttcaactaagttttttgagttttgattgggattttgacattggatttggataattttggtacgagtgaactcatgagtgaatgattgtttatattttatgagttttacccgattttgagtcGTGGGCTCGGGTcaactttttggggcgattttttaatttcttatttaactttgattttattaattagattagtttctcattattgtatttatagtatgtaattgcttttggctagatttgggtcattcggagtcagaaaatcgtggaaaggcattgttaccgattgattgagcttggttcaaggtaagtgttttgtctaaccttgtgcgggggaactccccttaggatttggtactattgtgatatgtgagtgtcgtgtacgtgaagtGATGAGTGCGTACACAAGCTATTTTGTTGTAAAATCTGATTTGTACTGAATAATAGCATGTTTcaccttaattgagttatactagcatgtgtagttatcctgtttaacCTAGAATATCATGTCTACATGTCTTAATGCTTATCTGAACTCtatgcagcatgcttagtggattcttgcttcttccttgacttgtacttagtctaaactgcAGGATTTCTTACTATAACAATTATTTCCATCGTTTTGAGCtacgtatttactttgggactataggacggtatcccgggagattcccctacatatttactttgggactacgggacaatatcccgggagatccccctgtatatttactttgggactacgggatggtatcccaggagatccccctacacatttacttttgggactacgagatgatatctcgggagatcctctgtTGTTACTCATGTGTATTGTACTGTTATTCTTCTGTGATTTCTtctttgttaaatttcagtctcttATTACACTACGATATTTTTATTCTAtcttatttaatttatatttaccagtagggccctgacttgacctcgtcactactcgaccgaggttagtcttggcacttactgggtaccgttgtggtgtactcatgctactcttctgtacatatttttgtgtgcagatccaggtacttcctaccagCCTAGCTATTAGTGCATACTTGCTACTGCtccggagatttcaaggtacatcagcccgcgttcgcagacctcggagtccccatcTATCCCTTTTATGTTGTTCCTCCGTTACTTTTTTTAGTTACTGATGTATAAAAATAGTTAGACAaaaatcttagaagcttgtgGCTTATGGTGTTCCGGATCTTGGGAAAATTCTTTGTATATTTAAAGAGTTgtttattgtacatgccgagcagCATTTCTATCAGTTATTTAAATATCTTTTGATGTTAGTTGTTAAGGTTTTGCTTTCATTTTTGGTTATTTCCGCAcatgttagtcttacctagtcgtagagactaggtgccattacgacatcTTACGGAGAGAGGATTGGATCGTAACACTAAGTCAGAAGCAATTGTAGTCCTAAGAGATTTTCTTACTCAGGCAAACAGTGTGTGCTCTACTACTGTTAAAATTCTAAGGACTGATAATGGAAGTGAATTTTTTAGTACTGAGTTCAAGCATTTATTGTCTAGCCTTGGTATTGTCCATCAAAGTACATGTGTTTACACACCGCAATAGAATAGGGTggtagaaagaaaatacaaatctaTTTCAGAAATGGCTAGATCTATGAGGTTTCAAGCAGTTGTGCCTCTAATATTTTGGGGAAAATGGGTTGCTACAATAGTGTATTTACTTAACAGATTACCTTTTAAAGTAATTGGGTACAAATCACCTTTTGAGAGGTTGTATTTGCATCTACCTTCTTTATCCCATCTCAAAGTATTTGACAGTCTGTGTTATACAACAACTCCTAAAGTTTTGGACAGGTTTTCACCTAGAGCGATTCCTGTTGTGCTCTTAGGTTACTCCTCTACTCAAAAGGGGTATATATTGTATAACTTGCACTCCAAAACATTTATGATTAATAGAAATGTTATGTTCCATGAAATTGTGTTTCCTTTCAAGTATGTTAAAGCTTTAGGAACTCTTGTTTTTCCTATCTTGGATCTGTCTGCAAGTCCTATCTCCTCTTCGGCACCTACAGTAGAAGACTCAACTGAGCCTATTGAAGATCAGCTATCATCAGAGTCCTTTGCAGAAGATCCTTCCTTCACTACAGACACAATTGCCTCTAAGCCTATTATTCCTGCTATGAGTGACTACAAGGATGATGCTAATACTGAAACATCTGCAATTCAATCACATACTACTGAGCCTCTTGAAGAATGCAGAAGATACTCCAGACTAAGCAAGCCACCTTTATGGATGCAAGACAATGTCACCACCTCCAAAGGCTCAAAGTGTAATTATCCCATCTCCTCCTATATAGACTACTCTCACATCTCTCCAACTTTCATACAAGCTCTCACAACCTACTCAGCTCTCTCAGAACCAACTACTTTCAAAGAGTTTGTTACTGATCCTAGATGGGTAAAATTTATGTAGTTGGAGATTAAAGCATTGCTGGATAATCATACCTGGAGCATTGTAGATCTTCCACCTGGAAAAACACCTACTGGCTATAGGTGGGTATACAGAACTAAGTATAAAAcatctcggaaggtagaaaggttcAAATATAGATTGGTTGCTAAGAGGTATAGTCAAAATGAAGGTTTGGATTATGGTGAAACCTTTTCTCCTATGCCTAAAATAGTCACTGTCAGGTCCATTATTGCATTGGATGCCTCTAAATAGTGGTTGATTTTTCAGATGGATGTTCATAATGCTTTCTTTAATAAATATCTCATTTAAGAGGTCTATATGCATATATCTAAGGGGTTTGCTAGACAAGGGGAGACTTACAAGAAGATCTGCAAACTCCACAAGTCCCTTTATGGGCTTAAACATGTCCCAAGATAATGGAATATGAAGTTGACTGAAGCTTTACTTTATATGGGATTTCAGCAAAGCCATTATGATTATTCTTTGTTTACAAAGAAGGCTGGGAATGACATAGTAATCATACTTGTGTAGGTAGATGATCTCTTGATCACTGGAAATAACAACCAGTTGATATGTGACACTAGAATAGATCTCAAGAAAATGTTCAAGATGAAGGATCTAGGAGAGTTGAAATTTTCCTAGGCATTGAGTTTGCAAGGTCTAAAcaaggaattctcatgtgttagAGGAAGTATGCTCTAGAGTTAATATCTGAGTCAGGTCTAAGTGGTGCAAAGCCAACTGGAACACCATTAGAGCTGAATCAGAAATTAGCATCCATAGAGTATGACAGTTGTTTCAATACTAATAATGCTCACCTAGATGAAGCTCTCAAAAATCCTGGTGTTTACCAAACATTGGTTGGAAGACTATTGTATCTTATTATGACCAGGCTTGACATTGTTTTTGTGGTTCAGGTCCTCAATCAATTCATACACTGTCCTAAGAACTCTCACATGGAGGCAGCACTGAGAGTGGTAAGATATATAAAGGAGGCACCTAGTTTGGGACTTTTGATGCCTGAAGAATCATTAAATAAGTTGATTGCTTAATGTGATTCAGACTAGGGGGCATGCATACAAATAAAGAGATCAGTTACAGGGTACTTAGTAAAATTTGGCAATGCATTAATATCCTGAAAGTCTAAGAAGCAAAGTACTGTCTCTAGAAGTTCAGCAAAAGTAGAGTTTAAAAGTATGGCATCTTGTGCAGCAGAGGTTATATGGTTAACAGTGTTGTTCAGTGAGCTAGGTGTCAAAATTGAGTTGCTATAACTCTAATATATGATAGCAAAGCAGAAATCCAAATAGCTACCAATCCAATATTTCATGAGAGAACAAAACATATTGATATAGATTGTCATTTTGTGAGGGAAAAGCTAAGTCAACAAGGACTGCTCAAAACTGAGTGTGAATACAGAAGACCAACTACCAAATCTACTCACAAAGGGTCTAGGAAAAGCTCAACATAAATACTTGTTGAACAAAATGGGATTGAAGAACTTGTTTGAATTATCAGCTTGAAGGGGAGTGTTGGCTAGCAGCTAAGTGAAA belongs to Nicotiana tabacum cultivar K326 chromosome 6, ASM71507v2, whole genome shotgun sequence and includes:
- the LOC142182060 gene encoding uncharacterized protein LOC142182060; amino-acid sequence: MARSMRFQAVVPLIFWGKWVATIVYLLNRLPFKVIGYKSPFERLYLHLPSLSHLKVFDSLCYTTTPKVLDRFSPRAIPVVLLGYSSTQKGYILYNLHSKTFMINRNVMFHEIVFPFKYVKALGTLVFPILDLSASPISSSAPTVEDSTEPIEDQLSSESFAEDPSFTTDTIASKPIIPAMSDYKDDANTETSAIQSHTTEPLEECRRYSRLSKPPLWMQDNVTTSKGSKCNYPISSYIDYSHISPTFIQALTTYSALSEPTTFKEFVTDPRWQSHYDYSLFTKKAGNDIRKYALELISESGLSGAKPTGTPLELNQKLASIEYDSCFNTNNAHLDEALKNPGVYQTLVGRLLYLIMTRLDIVFVVQVLNQFIHCPKNSHMEAALRVVRYIKEAPSLGLLMPEESLNKLIA